The genomic window TTCTTTGATTAATCGATTTTCAATTTTAAAATCTAATACACGATGTTCAAAGTATATTCTACCTCCGCAAGTTTCAATTGTATGTCTGATCCGCTCTATTATTTTTGGTAGTTTATTGCTTCCAATATGTGGATGGACATCTACCAGTATGTCTTCGAGCGCACCATGAGAAACTAGGAGTTGTAATACTTTGCGAATGTCTCCTCTTTTATTTGATCTGGTATAAAGTTTTCCATCTGAATAAGTACCGGCGCCACCTTCGCCAAAACAATAATTTGAATCCGGATGGACTATTCCTTCTTGCTGCAAAATCCTTAGATCACGCCTTCGTTCTTGAACGTTTTTACCTCTTTCTATGAGTATTGGTTTCAAGCCGAGTAATAAGCATTCTAATGCAGCAAAATAACCGCAAGGGCCTGCACCTATGATGTGTACCTCAGGGCTTTCATGTACATCTTTAAATTTGAAATTTGGAAACGATAGCGCCCTCTCAGATAGGGATTCGGATACATAAACTTCTGCATGTAAAACAAATTCTACTTGTTTTCTTGCATCAATATTTCTCCTGATAATTTTATAATCAAAGTCTTCTGGTGGCAGGTTAATTTTTTCGCTGATTATCCTGCGATGAACAGTTTCATTGTCAATGAATTCAGGTAGTAGTCTATAGTCTACCTGAAGAATCATAACGACAGGACTGCTTGTCTGATTTTCACTAATCTGCCAATCAATGGTTCCATCTGGTCCAAGGATAACATATTGGCGCCATCAGATTTGGCAGTAGCAGGGGAGGGATGCGTTTCAATGAATAATCCATCAGCTCCGACTGCAATCGCAGCTCTCGCAATCGTTGGAATCTGATCAGGCCTGCCCCCTGTGATTCCTTCCATTTGATTGGGCTGCTGTAGGGAATGTGTACAGTCCATGACCACAGGTACTCCCATAGATTGCATTGTTGGTATGCCTCTGAAATCCACAACTAAGTCCTGATAGCCAAAGCACGTTCCTCTATCGGTAAGCCAAACTCGATCATTACCTGCTTTTTTTACTTTGTCCACTGCAAATTTCATGGCTTCCGGGCTCATGAATTGACCTTTTTTGATATTGATGAGTTTTTGAGTTTTTGCAGCTGCAATGAGCAGACTTGTTTGACGGCACAAAAATGCAGGAATTTGCAGAATATCTACAAAGTGGGACGCCATAACAGCTTCTTCTTCAGTATGGATGTCAGTCACTACGGGAACATCGTATTGCTCACCGATTTCTTGCAAGATTTTTAAAGCTGCTTCATCTCCAATACCAGAAAAACTGGTTGCTGAACTTCGATTCGCTTTGCGGTATGATGCTTTAAAAACAAATGGTAATTGATATTGATGACTGATTTTTACAAGTTGTGTAGCCACTTCTTGACATAGTTCTTTACTTTCCACAACACATGGTCCTGCAATAAGAAAAAACTGTCCTGAATCCAAATATTTTAATCTGCTCAAATTCATATTCCTATTCATTGTATTTTAAAATCCAAGCCTGAGGATGGTACTTCGCTTTTAGTTGGATCAAGACTTCTTGCAAATTCTGATGAAAGCAATCAAATTTAACTCCTACACGATAAAAATCCTGGAATCTGCCTCTAAAGGCTTGTTGTCCATTTTGACGTATTTTTTTTTCTAATCTGTCAGCATTTGACTCTACTTTAAAAGATCCCACGATGATGATACAGTTTTTATTTTTTATCACTGTGTCCATAGTGGAGATATTTTTATCAGTGAGGATTACTTCATCTTGAAAGCTATCGATTGGTATTTTGTCGCTTTGTTTCTGAGTAAAAACAGAATCTGTAGCCATATGTTTTGAGGTATCCACTGTTGAAAGTTGGACTGAATCTTTGAGAGTAGGCGTGGAGTCATTTTTCCGCACATCATGCTTCGTTTTGTTGGAATCCGGATCCGAAGAACGTGGTGGACAGAACATCAATCCAAGAAAGATAAGCCACAAAAGACCTATCGCCCAAAACAAGTACTTAAACTCCTTAAAAATGGATTTGCTCTGTTGGCTCGGCTGCGGTAGTACTGTCAATGGCAGGATCTCTTCAACAGTTTTGATTGCAGGACTGATTGGCAGTTCTTCCATACCATAAAACCGTTCATTCAAATTGTATCCATAGCTGGAAAAAGTGTATTCATCTCCCTTTAATGACAACATGCCTAGTGGATAAAACTCAGCTTGGTTGCCGGCTCTCAATTGTAAAGCTAATTCTAATGAAAGTTGACCTAGAAGATTTTCAATATCTTCATTTTTGTATCCTGTTTCTTCACAGATGTGATCCACCAATTCTTGGGCTTTGCTGCCTTCAGTATGATGAAAACTTACAACCAACTTACTGGGATAGATCTTACTGTCCTTGTGGTCAATATAAGCTTTTTGGTGCTGGCCCTCAAAAATACCAATGCCTGGTAAATCAATCCAACCGTAGCGGTTCAAATGCCACAGCAGGAGGTAGCTGATATCAGGATTGGTATATGACAGAAAATTCGTTTTTGATCAGTACCTCAAAAATAATCAATCATCTCTATTCGCGGGAATGATCTCAAAATAAGCTTAAAATTCTCTCTAAATCAATAATTTACAAATATTGAAAAGATGGCATATATTACTATATAACGACATTATTTTCCACAAGAGAGAAATTTTGGATAAGAAGTAAATATCCAAAAATGATTTGTCAGGACTTGGTTCAAACTTCACTTTAGCTGTCAAGCATTGTTTGTATCTGCTTTTTTCTTTCTTTTGATTTTGAATAAGTCAACAACTTCTTTTTCAGTAAGAAAATCGAATTCGGTAAAATTCGCAGTGACAAATTTTCTGATGTCTTGATATTCTTTACTTCTTTTGTCTTTATAAAATGCAAGTAATTTTCTAATGTAATCCATGCTCAAACTTTCTACTTCCTGATTGAAAGCAGAATTGCTGAAGATATTCATGTATGATGCAAATGTTCTACTCAGTTCAAAGTAAGAATGATATTCAGGTTCAGTGAGATTTGTCATCACTCTTCGGAATTGCTGCAAAAGAGCAAGTCGCAGACATTCATTATTAATAGACATCCCTTCATATTGCGAGTAAAAAGCATTCACAGCATCGAGGACATCATCATGGACAAATCCTTTGGTATGGATAGTCTCCATTAGTTGATAATATTTGAGGAGGTCGTCATGTTTAGTTTTATCCAGCAAAGTAAATATTTTTCTGTCTGCTTGTGGACCAAATTCAATATCTGCTTTGTATGCTGTTTTTAGAAACTGGAAATAGTTTTGAGTAAAGGAAGGATTGTTATTTCTTACATCCTGAAAAGCTTTTTCCAAATGTGAATTTTCTTTTTCACTCAATTGAATAAAATTAGCGATGATTGCGAGTAATTCCAGGTGTTCCGGCTCTTTTTGAAATTCGCGTTTGGAAACCAATTCGTGTAATTCATTAATATAGGAGTCATGCTTGGACTTGAATTGTATTCTCTGAAGCAGAAAATTTCTGATGGTAGCAAATTCAATTTTGAGCTCATTTACAGATTGCGGAAATTGTGCAGTAAAAAAATTGTAGTGAGAAAACTGCTTACTGTATCGCTGGAGTAAGTTATGTCTTTCTTTGATATCTCTCAAACGATCCAATTTCATTGAACTTAAAAATGCTTTGACTTTTTTATTTTCAATTTTGTCCAACAGATTTGTAATCCAAATATCGCTACTCAAAGCAAAACCTAATTGTACCGTTTGGCCAATTCTTTGTTTGATGACGTCAAAGTTGGCAGAATTTGCGATCGCGATCAATATTTCTTTGAAGTGATCAAGAGGTCTGACAGATTTAATCTCGTCATTCAACTCCGCTCTTAAGACACTATATCCCAAAATTCTGGGGATGAATAATCCTTCAAAATAAGGGTGGATAAGTACTTTTTCCAACTCAATGATTTGAAGCGGATTGTTTTCTGTTACTTCTTCATAAATTTCGGAAATGAGTGGTTCGTATGCGTCTTG from Saprospiraceae bacterium includes these protein-coding regions:
- the kdsA gene encoding 3-deoxy-8-phosphooctulonate synthase, producing MNLSRLKYLDSGQFFLIAGPCVVESKELCQEVATQLVKISHQYQLPFVFKASYRKANRSSATSFSGIGDEAALKILQEIGEQYDVPVVTDIHTEEEAVMASHFVDILQIPAFLCRQTSLLIAAAKTQKLINIKKGQFMSPEAMKFAVDKVKKAGNDRVWLTDRGTCFGYQDLVVDFRGIPTMQSMGVPVVMDCTHSLQQPNQMEGITGGRPDQIPTIARAAIAVGADGLFIETHPSPATAKSDGANMLSLDQMEPLIGRLVKIRQAVLSL
- a CDS encoding SPOR domain-containing protein, translated to MNRYGWIDLPGIGIFEGQHQKAYIDHKDSKIYPSKLVVSFHHTEGSKAQELVDHICEETGYKNEDIENLLGQLSLELALQLRAGNQAEFYPLGMLSLKGDEYTFSSYGYNLNERFYGMEELPISPAIKTVEEILPLTVLPQPSQQSKSIFKEFKYLFWAIGLLWLIFLGLMFCPPRSSDPDSNKTKHDVRKNDSTPTLKDSVQLSTVDTSKHMATDSVFTQKQSDKIPIDSFQDEVILTDKNISTMDTVIKNKNCIIIVGSFKVESNADRLEKKIRQNGQQAFRGRFQDFYRVGVKFDCFHQNLQEVLIQLKAKYHPQAWILKYNE